A stretch of the Channa argus isolate prfri chromosome 9, Channa argus male v1.0, whole genome shotgun sequence genome encodes the following:
- the impg2a gene encoding interphotoreceptor matrix proteoglycan 2 isoform X1: MGYLSLSYIQEPPGFPHIVRVSDVKVAHRGHGVLSRWKRNILFPSGVKLCAQETAQQVVANHLSYFHLRVCQETIWEAFKIFWDRLPGQGEYQSWMSQCQEGTITAKAIGSYFSQSEEHQALVKKRMSLPGVKSEPTRSWQHMCSTETPDISEAAEAPELAKDQEGEEAATLVPDVEESTLDNDIAVMPPTSAVLEQVVELSILLTGEMYSDDLKDSSSLHYQTLSRQLAGKIEDALEGLPGFKSVSVLDFRPPKDAQGLNGVVVDYAVTVDVDVGTGVSNDQLDYLTLQSNLVENSYHEVKEHPTVVYTIGEVKSFATEAPESVSEIPEPVNAADGATVTVVDQSQEYREDDFLPGPSETNTMTSTEKDIIILEESTIVSPPPPPTLITIVPEAGSIEEEGLLLKETVQTPAVENPLPEDLPAEPPSVELPVDFTLPEPAVEPEASGSGTENPEDLLQATRATEKEAASLEESASEDRMITEGVHIDSDAISETKDVTAQGGQPIATDIVTLKEKHPSEVVVNEPEIPEEMKVSTITTETPEEDGLPVLVPTPELPSAAEICCLPVSEGSVDGTGEDSILSDVPPVDVEVNLKEPGEDPATNVLANSEPSGISEESGFKEGGVEEATEAAGSEGKEEPEATKISTNDLTQDEILPVDKEGPKPPVKDSLSPVQPTTWSSERLIPFTRISDVIPESEGHPDNTIPSVVEMQTTNEGLDDSSTGDPGYDVVQYGFGPINHTEEGSTGFPFGVAHNTDQASIAMPVNPGRALMVFFSLRVTNMIFSEDLFNKSSPEYKALEQRFLELLVPYLQSNLSHFENLEILNFRNGSIVVNSRMKFGKPVPRGVTTTVYLILEDFCNTAYQTMNLAIDKYSLDVESGDQADPCKFQACNEYAECKVNKWSGEAECVCNAGYFSVDGLPCQSICELQTDFCLNDGKCDIIPGQGAICRCRVGENWWYRGEHCEEYVSEPLVVGIAITSVAGFLLVASGVIFFLARTLRDQYDKDESEDPIRRAESLPSLERATKYNPMYESEATTGYSHYYRRYPEVPVYSSASAEASTDFSSEEIRHIYENSELTKEEIQDRIRIIELYAKDRQFADFVRQHQTVLDTQRENSSIQT, from the exons ATGGGATACCTGAGTCTGTCTTACATTCAGGAGCCTCCAGGGTTTCCACACATCGTTCGTGTCTCCGATGTTAAGGTAGCCCACAGAGGCCATGGGGTCCTCTCTCGATGGAAAAGGAACATCCTTTTCCCAAGTGGAGTCAAACTGTGTGCACAAGAGACCGCTCAGCAAGTTGTTGCAAACCATCTGAGCTACTTTCATCTCAGAG TGTGCCAGGAGACCATATGGGAGGCTTTCAAGATCTTCTGGGACCGCCTCCCAGGACAAGGAGAGTACCAGTCCTGGATGAGCCAATGTCAGGAGGGAACCATTACAGCAAAGGCTATTGGCAGCTacttcagccaatcagaggagCACCAGGCCTTGGTCAAAAAG agAATGTCACTGCCAGGTGTGAAAAG TGAGCCCACCAGGTCCTGGCAGCATATGTGCAG CACTGAAACACCAGATATAAGCGAAGCTGCAGAGGCTCCTGAGCTCG CCAAAGACCAAGAGGGAGAAGAAGCTGCCACCTTGGTTCCAGATGTGGAGGAGAGCACA CTGGACAATGACATTGCTGTGATGCCTCCCACATCGGCTGTTTTGGAGCAGGTGGTGGAACTGAGCATCCTCCTGACTGGAGAGATGTACAGTGATGACCTCAAGGATTCATCCAGCCTCCACTACCAAACACTCAGCAGGCAGCTCGCTGGAAAG ATAGAGGATGCTCTGGAGGGGCTTCCTGGATTTaagagtgtgtctgtgctggACTTCAG acCCCCAAAGGATGCCCAAGG GCTCAATGGTGTGGTCGTGGACTATGCTGTCACTGTGGATGTGGATGTTGGCACAGGGGTGAGCAATGACCAACTGGACTACCTGACCTTGCAGTCAAACCTGGTGGAGAACTCGTACCATGAGGTTAAGGAGCACCCCACAGTTGTGTACACCATCGGCGAGGTGAAAAGTTTTGCCACAGAAGCTCCGGAGAGTG TGTCTGAGATCCCTGAGCCTGTCAATGCTGCAGATGGAGCCACG GTCACTGTTGTCGATCAGTCACAAGAGTACAGGGAAGATGATTTCCTGCCTGGACCCTCTGAAACCAACACCATGACGTCAACAGAGAAGGATATAATTATTCTGGAGGAGAGTACTATCgtatctcctcctcctcctcccacccTGATCACTATTGTACCTGAAGCTGGCA GCATTGAGGAGGAGGGTCTGTTACTGAAGGAGACTGTCCAGACTCCTGCTGTAGAGAACCCCCTACCTGAAGATCTTCCAGCTGAACCTCCCTCTGTTGAGCTGCCAGTGGATTTCACTCTGCCTGAACCAGCAGTGGAGCCTGAGGCCTCTGGCTCAGGTACAGAAAACCCGGAGGACCTGCTTCAGGCAACCAGAGCTACAGAAAAAGAGGCTGCGTCTCTTGAGGAGAGTGCCTCAGAAGACAGAATGATAACAGAAGGTGTCCACATTGACTCAGATGCTATATCTGAAACAAAGGATGTTACAGCACAGGGAGGGCAGCCGATTGCTACAGACATAGTAACgctcaaagaaaaacatcccaGTGAGGTTGTTGTGAATGAGCCTGAGATTCCAGAGGAGATGAAGGTTTCAACAATTACAACTGAGACCCCAGAAGAAGATGGTCTGCCTGTCCTAGTTCCAACTCCAGAGTTGCCAAGTGCAGCAGAAATATGTTGTCTTCCCGTCAGTGAAGGCTCGGTGGATGGAACAGGTGAAGATTCGATCCTCTCAGATGTTCCACCAGTAGATGTGGAGGTAAACCTCAAGGAGCCTGGGGAAGATCCAGCTACAAATGTTCTTGCAAACTCTGAACCATCTGGAATCAGTGAGGAATCTGGATTTAAAGAGGGAGGTGTGGAGGAAGCAACAGAGGCAGCGGGTTCAGAAGGGAAAGAAGAACCCGAAGCCACAAAGATCTCGACAAATGATCTAACACAGGATGAAATCTTACCAGTGGACAAAGAGGGACCAAAGCCACCAGTGAAAGATTCTCTGAGCCCTGTCCAACCAACTACCTGGTCTTCAGAGAGGTTGATACCTTTCACCCGTATCTCTGATGTTATCCCTGAATCTGAGGGACACCCTGACAATACCATCCCTTCAGTGGTGGAG ATGCAGACCACTAATGAAGGCTTGGATGATTCCAGCACTGGAGACCCGGGTTATGATGTGGTTCAATATGGTTTTGGTCCCATTAACCATACAGAGGAAGGCAGCACTGGATTCCCATTTGGTGTAGCACACAACACAGACCAGGCCAGCATCGCCATGCCTGTGAACCCTGGACGAGCACTGATGGTGTTCTTCAGCCTGAGGGTGACCAACATGATCTTTTCTGAGGATCTGTTTAACAAGAGCTCCCCAGAGTACAAAGCTTTGGAGCAACGCTTTTTAGAGCTG CTTGTGCCCTACCTCCAGTCAAACCTGAGTCACTTTGAGAACCTAGAGATCCTGAACTTCAGGAATGGAAGCATTGTGGTCAACAGCCGGATGAAATTTGGGAAGCCGGTGCCTCGTGGAGTCACCACCACTGTCTATCTGATCCTAGAAGACTTCTGTAACACAGCTTACCAGACCATGAACCTGGCCATCGATAAGTACTCGCTGGATGTGGAGTCGG GGGACCAGGCTGACCCCTGTAAGTTCCAGGCCTGTAACGAATATGCAGAGTGTAAGGTGAACAAGTGGTCGGGTGAGGCGGAGTGTGTTTGTAACGCCGGATACTTCAGTGTGGACGGCCTGCCCTGTCAAAGCATCTGTGAGCTCCAGACCGACTTCTGCCTCAACGATGGCAAATGTGACATCATCCCGGGCCAGGGAGCCATCTGCAG GTGTCGCGTTGGGGAAAACTGGTGGTACCGAGGGGAGCACTGTGAAGAGTATGTGTCTGAGCCACTGGTGGTCGGTATAGCAATCACCTCCGTAGCTGGGTTCCTATTGGTGGCTTCGGGAGTGATCTTCTTCCTCGCCAGGACGTTACGGGATCAGTATGACAAGGATGAGTCAGAAGACCCCATACG GCGAGCAGAGAGTCTCCCATCTCTGGAGAGGGCCACCAAATACAACCCCATGTATGAGAGTGAGGCCACCACAGGCTACAGCCACTACTACCGTCGTTATCCTGAGGTTCCTGTGTACAGCAGTGCCAGTGCTGAGGCCTCCACCGACTTTAGCAGCGAGGAGATACGACACATTTACGAGAACAGTGAACTGACCAAGGAG gaaatCCAAGACAGGATACGCATCATTGAGCTCTATGCTAAGGACCGACAATTTGCAGACTTTGTACGGCAGCATCAAAC TGTCCTGGATACCCAAAGAGAAAATTCCTCCATACAGACATGA
- the impg2a gene encoding interphotoreceptor matrix proteoglycan 2 isoform X2, producing the protein MGYLSLSYIQEPPGFPHIVRVSDVKVAHRGHGVLSRWKRNILFPSGVKLCAQETAQQVVANHLSYFHLRVCQETIWEAFKIFWDRLPGQGEYQSWMSQCQEGTITAKAIGSYFSQSEEHQALVKKRMSLPGVKSEPTRSWQHMCSTETPDISEAAEAPELAKDQEGEEAATLVPDVEESTLDNDIAVMPPTSAVLEQVVELSILLTGEMYSDDLKDSSSLHYQTLSRQLAGKIEDALEGLPGFKSVSVLDFRLNGVVVDYAVTVDVDVGTGVSNDQLDYLTLQSNLVENSYHEVKEHPTVVYTIGEVKSFATEAPESVSEIPEPVNAADGATVTVVDQSQEYREDDFLPGPSETNTMTSTEKDIIILEESTIVSPPPPPTLITIVPEAGSIEEEGLLLKETVQTPAVENPLPEDLPAEPPSVELPVDFTLPEPAVEPEASGSGTENPEDLLQATRATEKEAASLEESASEDRMITEGVHIDSDAISETKDVTAQGGQPIATDIVTLKEKHPSEVVVNEPEIPEEMKVSTITTETPEEDGLPVLVPTPELPSAAEICCLPVSEGSVDGTGEDSILSDVPPVDVEVNLKEPGEDPATNVLANSEPSGISEESGFKEGGVEEATEAAGSEGKEEPEATKISTNDLTQDEILPVDKEGPKPPVKDSLSPVQPTTWSSERLIPFTRISDVIPESEGHPDNTIPSVVEMQTTNEGLDDSSTGDPGYDVVQYGFGPINHTEEGSTGFPFGVAHNTDQASIAMPVNPGRALMVFFSLRVTNMIFSEDLFNKSSPEYKALEQRFLELLVPYLQSNLSHFENLEILNFRNGSIVVNSRMKFGKPVPRGVTTTVYLILEDFCNTAYQTMNLAIDKYSLDVESGDQADPCKFQACNEYAECKVNKWSGEAECVCNAGYFSVDGLPCQSICELQTDFCLNDGKCDIIPGQGAICRCRVGENWWYRGEHCEEYVSEPLVVGIAITSVAGFLLVASGVIFFLARTLRDQYDKDESEDPIRRAESLPSLERATKYNPMYESEATTGYSHYYRRYPEVPVYSSASAEASTDFSSEEIRHIYENSELTKEEIQDRIRIIELYAKDRQFADFVRQHQTVLDTQRENSSIQT; encoded by the exons ATGGGATACCTGAGTCTGTCTTACATTCAGGAGCCTCCAGGGTTTCCACACATCGTTCGTGTCTCCGATGTTAAGGTAGCCCACAGAGGCCATGGGGTCCTCTCTCGATGGAAAAGGAACATCCTTTTCCCAAGTGGAGTCAAACTGTGTGCACAAGAGACCGCTCAGCAAGTTGTTGCAAACCATCTGAGCTACTTTCATCTCAGAG TGTGCCAGGAGACCATATGGGAGGCTTTCAAGATCTTCTGGGACCGCCTCCCAGGACAAGGAGAGTACCAGTCCTGGATGAGCCAATGTCAGGAGGGAACCATTACAGCAAAGGCTATTGGCAGCTacttcagccaatcagaggagCACCAGGCCTTGGTCAAAAAG agAATGTCACTGCCAGGTGTGAAAAG TGAGCCCACCAGGTCCTGGCAGCATATGTGCAG CACTGAAACACCAGATATAAGCGAAGCTGCAGAGGCTCCTGAGCTCG CCAAAGACCAAGAGGGAGAAGAAGCTGCCACCTTGGTTCCAGATGTGGAGGAGAGCACA CTGGACAATGACATTGCTGTGATGCCTCCCACATCGGCTGTTTTGGAGCAGGTGGTGGAACTGAGCATCCTCCTGACTGGAGAGATGTACAGTGATGACCTCAAGGATTCATCCAGCCTCCACTACCAAACACTCAGCAGGCAGCTCGCTGGAAAG ATAGAGGATGCTCTGGAGGGGCTTCCTGGATTTaagagtgtgtctgtgctggACTTCAG GCTCAATGGTGTGGTCGTGGACTATGCTGTCACTGTGGATGTGGATGTTGGCACAGGGGTGAGCAATGACCAACTGGACTACCTGACCTTGCAGTCAAACCTGGTGGAGAACTCGTACCATGAGGTTAAGGAGCACCCCACAGTTGTGTACACCATCGGCGAGGTGAAAAGTTTTGCCACAGAAGCTCCGGAGAGTG TGTCTGAGATCCCTGAGCCTGTCAATGCTGCAGATGGAGCCACG GTCACTGTTGTCGATCAGTCACAAGAGTACAGGGAAGATGATTTCCTGCCTGGACCCTCTGAAACCAACACCATGACGTCAACAGAGAAGGATATAATTATTCTGGAGGAGAGTACTATCgtatctcctcctcctcctcccacccTGATCACTATTGTACCTGAAGCTGGCA GCATTGAGGAGGAGGGTCTGTTACTGAAGGAGACTGTCCAGACTCCTGCTGTAGAGAACCCCCTACCTGAAGATCTTCCAGCTGAACCTCCCTCTGTTGAGCTGCCAGTGGATTTCACTCTGCCTGAACCAGCAGTGGAGCCTGAGGCCTCTGGCTCAGGTACAGAAAACCCGGAGGACCTGCTTCAGGCAACCAGAGCTACAGAAAAAGAGGCTGCGTCTCTTGAGGAGAGTGCCTCAGAAGACAGAATGATAACAGAAGGTGTCCACATTGACTCAGATGCTATATCTGAAACAAAGGATGTTACAGCACAGGGAGGGCAGCCGATTGCTACAGACATAGTAACgctcaaagaaaaacatcccaGTGAGGTTGTTGTGAATGAGCCTGAGATTCCAGAGGAGATGAAGGTTTCAACAATTACAACTGAGACCCCAGAAGAAGATGGTCTGCCTGTCCTAGTTCCAACTCCAGAGTTGCCAAGTGCAGCAGAAATATGTTGTCTTCCCGTCAGTGAAGGCTCGGTGGATGGAACAGGTGAAGATTCGATCCTCTCAGATGTTCCACCAGTAGATGTGGAGGTAAACCTCAAGGAGCCTGGGGAAGATCCAGCTACAAATGTTCTTGCAAACTCTGAACCATCTGGAATCAGTGAGGAATCTGGATTTAAAGAGGGAGGTGTGGAGGAAGCAACAGAGGCAGCGGGTTCAGAAGGGAAAGAAGAACCCGAAGCCACAAAGATCTCGACAAATGATCTAACACAGGATGAAATCTTACCAGTGGACAAAGAGGGACCAAAGCCACCAGTGAAAGATTCTCTGAGCCCTGTCCAACCAACTACCTGGTCTTCAGAGAGGTTGATACCTTTCACCCGTATCTCTGATGTTATCCCTGAATCTGAGGGACACCCTGACAATACCATCCCTTCAGTGGTGGAG ATGCAGACCACTAATGAAGGCTTGGATGATTCCAGCACTGGAGACCCGGGTTATGATGTGGTTCAATATGGTTTTGGTCCCATTAACCATACAGAGGAAGGCAGCACTGGATTCCCATTTGGTGTAGCACACAACACAGACCAGGCCAGCATCGCCATGCCTGTGAACCCTGGACGAGCACTGATGGTGTTCTTCAGCCTGAGGGTGACCAACATGATCTTTTCTGAGGATCTGTTTAACAAGAGCTCCCCAGAGTACAAAGCTTTGGAGCAACGCTTTTTAGAGCTG CTTGTGCCCTACCTCCAGTCAAACCTGAGTCACTTTGAGAACCTAGAGATCCTGAACTTCAGGAATGGAAGCATTGTGGTCAACAGCCGGATGAAATTTGGGAAGCCGGTGCCTCGTGGAGTCACCACCACTGTCTATCTGATCCTAGAAGACTTCTGTAACACAGCTTACCAGACCATGAACCTGGCCATCGATAAGTACTCGCTGGATGTGGAGTCGG GGGACCAGGCTGACCCCTGTAAGTTCCAGGCCTGTAACGAATATGCAGAGTGTAAGGTGAACAAGTGGTCGGGTGAGGCGGAGTGTGTTTGTAACGCCGGATACTTCAGTGTGGACGGCCTGCCCTGTCAAAGCATCTGTGAGCTCCAGACCGACTTCTGCCTCAACGATGGCAAATGTGACATCATCCCGGGCCAGGGAGCCATCTGCAG GTGTCGCGTTGGGGAAAACTGGTGGTACCGAGGGGAGCACTGTGAAGAGTATGTGTCTGAGCCACTGGTGGTCGGTATAGCAATCACCTCCGTAGCTGGGTTCCTATTGGTGGCTTCGGGAGTGATCTTCTTCCTCGCCAGGACGTTACGGGATCAGTATGACAAGGATGAGTCAGAAGACCCCATACG GCGAGCAGAGAGTCTCCCATCTCTGGAGAGGGCCACCAAATACAACCCCATGTATGAGAGTGAGGCCACCACAGGCTACAGCCACTACTACCGTCGTTATCCTGAGGTTCCTGTGTACAGCAGTGCCAGTGCTGAGGCCTCCACCGACTTTAGCAGCGAGGAGATACGACACATTTACGAGAACAGTGAACTGACCAAGGAG gaaatCCAAGACAGGATACGCATCATTGAGCTCTATGCTAAGGACCGACAATTTGCAGACTTTGTACGGCAGCATCAAAC TGTCCTGGATACCCAAAGAGAAAATTCCTCCATACAGACATGA
- the impg2a gene encoding interphotoreceptor matrix proteoglycan 2 isoform X3, whose protein sequence is MSQCQEGTITAKAIGSYFSQSEEHQALVKKRMSLPGVKSEPTRSWQHMCSTETPDISEAAEAPELAKDQEGEEAATLVPDVEESTLDNDIAVMPPTSAVLEQVVELSILLTGEMYSDDLKDSSSLHYQTLSRQLAGKIEDALEGLPGFKSVSVLDFRPPKDAQGLNGVVVDYAVTVDVDVGTGVSNDQLDYLTLQSNLVENSYHEVKEHPTVVYTIGEVKSFATEAPESVSEIPEPVNAADGATVTVVDQSQEYREDDFLPGPSETNTMTSTEKDIIILEESTIVSPPPPPTLITIVPEAGSIEEEGLLLKETVQTPAVENPLPEDLPAEPPSVELPVDFTLPEPAVEPEASGSGTENPEDLLQATRATEKEAASLEESASEDRMITEGVHIDSDAISETKDVTAQGGQPIATDIVTLKEKHPSEVVVNEPEIPEEMKVSTITTETPEEDGLPVLVPTPELPSAAEICCLPVSEGSVDGTGEDSILSDVPPVDVEVNLKEPGEDPATNVLANSEPSGISEESGFKEGGVEEATEAAGSEGKEEPEATKISTNDLTQDEILPVDKEGPKPPVKDSLSPVQPTTWSSERLIPFTRISDVIPESEGHPDNTIPSVVEMQTTNEGLDDSSTGDPGYDVVQYGFGPINHTEEGSTGFPFGVAHNTDQASIAMPVNPGRALMVFFSLRVTNMIFSEDLFNKSSPEYKALEQRFLELLVPYLQSNLSHFENLEILNFRNGSIVVNSRMKFGKPVPRGVTTTVYLILEDFCNTAYQTMNLAIDKYSLDVESGDQADPCKFQACNEYAECKVNKWSGEAECVCNAGYFSVDGLPCQSICELQTDFCLNDGKCDIIPGQGAICRCRVGENWWYRGEHCEEYVSEPLVVGIAITSVAGFLLVASGVIFFLARTLRDQYDKDESEDPIRRAESLPSLERATKYNPMYESEATTGYSHYYRRYPEVPVYSSASAEASTDFSSEEIRHIYENSELTKEEIQDRIRIIELYAKDRQFADFVRQHQTVLDTQRENSSIQT, encoded by the exons ATGAGCCAATGTCAGGAGGGAACCATTACAGCAAAGGCTATTGGCAGCTacttcagccaatcagaggagCACCAGGCCTTGGTCAAAAAG agAATGTCACTGCCAGGTGTGAAAAG TGAGCCCACCAGGTCCTGGCAGCATATGTGCAG CACTGAAACACCAGATATAAGCGAAGCTGCAGAGGCTCCTGAGCTCG CCAAAGACCAAGAGGGAGAAGAAGCTGCCACCTTGGTTCCAGATGTGGAGGAGAGCACA CTGGACAATGACATTGCTGTGATGCCTCCCACATCGGCTGTTTTGGAGCAGGTGGTGGAACTGAGCATCCTCCTGACTGGAGAGATGTACAGTGATGACCTCAAGGATTCATCCAGCCTCCACTACCAAACACTCAGCAGGCAGCTCGCTGGAAAG ATAGAGGATGCTCTGGAGGGGCTTCCTGGATTTaagagtgtgtctgtgctggACTTCAG acCCCCAAAGGATGCCCAAGG GCTCAATGGTGTGGTCGTGGACTATGCTGTCACTGTGGATGTGGATGTTGGCACAGGGGTGAGCAATGACCAACTGGACTACCTGACCTTGCAGTCAAACCTGGTGGAGAACTCGTACCATGAGGTTAAGGAGCACCCCACAGTTGTGTACACCATCGGCGAGGTGAAAAGTTTTGCCACAGAAGCTCCGGAGAGTG TGTCTGAGATCCCTGAGCCTGTCAATGCTGCAGATGGAGCCACG GTCACTGTTGTCGATCAGTCACAAGAGTACAGGGAAGATGATTTCCTGCCTGGACCCTCTGAAACCAACACCATGACGTCAACAGAGAAGGATATAATTATTCTGGAGGAGAGTACTATCgtatctcctcctcctcctcccacccTGATCACTATTGTACCTGAAGCTGGCA GCATTGAGGAGGAGGGTCTGTTACTGAAGGAGACTGTCCAGACTCCTGCTGTAGAGAACCCCCTACCTGAAGATCTTCCAGCTGAACCTCCCTCTGTTGAGCTGCCAGTGGATTTCACTCTGCCTGAACCAGCAGTGGAGCCTGAGGCCTCTGGCTCAGGTACAGAAAACCCGGAGGACCTGCTTCAGGCAACCAGAGCTACAGAAAAAGAGGCTGCGTCTCTTGAGGAGAGTGCCTCAGAAGACAGAATGATAACAGAAGGTGTCCACATTGACTCAGATGCTATATCTGAAACAAAGGATGTTACAGCACAGGGAGGGCAGCCGATTGCTACAGACATAGTAACgctcaaagaaaaacatcccaGTGAGGTTGTTGTGAATGAGCCTGAGATTCCAGAGGAGATGAAGGTTTCAACAATTACAACTGAGACCCCAGAAGAAGATGGTCTGCCTGTCCTAGTTCCAACTCCAGAGTTGCCAAGTGCAGCAGAAATATGTTGTCTTCCCGTCAGTGAAGGCTCGGTGGATGGAACAGGTGAAGATTCGATCCTCTCAGATGTTCCACCAGTAGATGTGGAGGTAAACCTCAAGGAGCCTGGGGAAGATCCAGCTACAAATGTTCTTGCAAACTCTGAACCATCTGGAATCAGTGAGGAATCTGGATTTAAAGAGGGAGGTGTGGAGGAAGCAACAGAGGCAGCGGGTTCAGAAGGGAAAGAAGAACCCGAAGCCACAAAGATCTCGACAAATGATCTAACACAGGATGAAATCTTACCAGTGGACAAAGAGGGACCAAAGCCACCAGTGAAAGATTCTCTGAGCCCTGTCCAACCAACTACCTGGTCTTCAGAGAGGTTGATACCTTTCACCCGTATCTCTGATGTTATCCCTGAATCTGAGGGACACCCTGACAATACCATCCCTTCAGTGGTGGAG ATGCAGACCACTAATGAAGGCTTGGATGATTCCAGCACTGGAGACCCGGGTTATGATGTGGTTCAATATGGTTTTGGTCCCATTAACCATACAGAGGAAGGCAGCACTGGATTCCCATTTGGTGTAGCACACAACACAGACCAGGCCAGCATCGCCATGCCTGTGAACCCTGGACGAGCACTGATGGTGTTCTTCAGCCTGAGGGTGACCAACATGATCTTTTCTGAGGATCTGTTTAACAAGAGCTCCCCAGAGTACAAAGCTTTGGAGCAACGCTTTTTAGAGCTG CTTGTGCCCTACCTCCAGTCAAACCTGAGTCACTTTGAGAACCTAGAGATCCTGAACTTCAGGAATGGAAGCATTGTGGTCAACAGCCGGATGAAATTTGGGAAGCCGGTGCCTCGTGGAGTCACCACCACTGTCTATCTGATCCTAGAAGACTTCTGTAACACAGCTTACCAGACCATGAACCTGGCCATCGATAAGTACTCGCTGGATGTGGAGTCGG GGGACCAGGCTGACCCCTGTAAGTTCCAGGCCTGTAACGAATATGCAGAGTGTAAGGTGAACAAGTGGTCGGGTGAGGCGGAGTGTGTTTGTAACGCCGGATACTTCAGTGTGGACGGCCTGCCCTGTCAAAGCATCTGTGAGCTCCAGACCGACTTCTGCCTCAACGATGGCAAATGTGACATCATCCCGGGCCAGGGAGCCATCTGCAG GTGTCGCGTTGGGGAAAACTGGTGGTACCGAGGGGAGCACTGTGAAGAGTATGTGTCTGAGCCACTGGTGGTCGGTATAGCAATCACCTCCGTAGCTGGGTTCCTATTGGTGGCTTCGGGAGTGATCTTCTTCCTCGCCAGGACGTTACGGGATCAGTATGACAAGGATGAGTCAGAAGACCCCATACG GCGAGCAGAGAGTCTCCCATCTCTGGAGAGGGCCACCAAATACAACCCCATGTATGAGAGTGAGGCCACCACAGGCTACAGCCACTACTACCGTCGTTATCCTGAGGTTCCTGTGTACAGCAGTGCCAGTGCTGAGGCCTCCACCGACTTTAGCAGCGAGGAGATACGACACATTTACGAGAACAGTGAACTGACCAAGGAG gaaatCCAAGACAGGATACGCATCATTGAGCTCTATGCTAAGGACCGACAATTTGCAGACTTTGTACGGCAGCATCAAAC TGTCCTGGATACCCAAAGAGAAAATTCCTCCATACAGACATGA